AGCGGGTCAGCTTGGCCAGGAAGCTGGCCGCGCCGCGCTTGCCGAGGACGGTCTGGGCCCCGGCGCCGCCGAAGGCGCCGGAAAGACCGCCGCCCTTGCCGGCCTGGAGCAGCACGGTGATGCACAGGCCGACGCACAGCAGGACGTGGACTACGATCAGAGCGGTAACCAAGGGATCGAACCTCCAGGGTGACGAAAGGGTTTGAGCGGAGGCAGTGTAGCAGAACGTGCGTCCAGCGTCAAGGTCCGGCCAGGGCGTTGAGGCGTCGTCGCCGGGTGTAGAAGTCGGCCAGGGCCCGCTCATATTTTGTCAATGGCTCGGGCAATGGCTCGGGCAATGGCTCGGGCAATGGCTCGGGCAATGGCTCGGGCAATGGCTCGGGACCGGGGTAGCGCCAGAGGGCCGGCAGGCGGGCGTGATCCGACGGTGGCCGCTCGCCCGGGGCGGGGCGCAGCTCGAGCAGGCCGTAGGGCTGGAAACCCCCGCGGCTGCCGTCGGCGGTCAGGTAATCCTCCCAGTAGCGCCCGCCGACGGCCAGGGCCAGGGGACGGTCGTTGCCCTCGGCCGCGGCCGACAGCAGCTCCCGGGCGACGACGGCCTGGGCCTGGTAGGGCGGCAACCGCGCGGCGACGGCCTGATGCAGCCCGGCCTGCCATTGGGGCGGCGGCAGGCGCAGCCCGCTACGGTCGTACAGTTCGCGTTGGTACCAGGGCGCGGTTATCAGATGGACCGAGCTCGCCGCGATATCGGGACGCCGGTCGCGCACCCGGCGCTTGACCAGGACGTCGAAGTACAGCCCGTCCGAGGGCAGGACGGCGACGGCCAGCAAGGCGTCGTGGGGGGCGTTGGCCAGCAGGTCGGCTCCGGCGGCCTCGCTGAGCTCGTTCTCGTTGAGCACCGCCCGCGGCGCCGAGGAGAAAGCCGTGCCGACGACGGCCGCCGCCAGCAGCAGCCTCGCCGCCCAGCGTCCCGCCGCCGAACCGCTGCGCTTGCGCAACCAGTCCAAGCCCAACGCCAGTCCAAGCACCGCCGTCAGGGCGCCGGTGATCAGGAAGGTCTCGTCGGAGCCGCGCAGCTCGGTCGCGGGCTGGTTGTGGGTCAGCAACAGACCGAGGGCGGGCAGGACCATCAACAGCAGCAGGGCCACCGGCACGCCGCGCCGCTTGCGCAACACGGCCAGACCCGCCAGCCCCGGGAGCAACAGCCCCGGGGCCAGGTCCCGCCACCAGCTTTCGCCGATCCAGCCCAACTGACCGGCCAGAACGGCGCCCTCGCGCGCCAGCCCCCGTGAGGCGTAGGCGCTCTGGGTCAAGCCGCGCCAGAAGCCCGCGAGGTGGTCGGCGCCGGCCCAGTTGACCGGCGGTCCCGTCGCCGCCCGCAGGGGCAGGTAGAGGTAGCTCGACCAGCCGAGCAGGACGGCGGCGACGACCAGGCCCCAACCGCCCGCTCTCAAGCCCTTGAGCCCCGGGAAAGCGATGAGCGCGAGAGCCGGCAGGTAGGTCGGGGCGGCGTTGTGACTGGTCAGCAACAGTCCGACGATCAGCCCCAGGGTGACGGCGGTCCGGCCGTCGGGCCGCTCCCCGCCGGCGCCGTTGCGCAGGCGCAGGGCGAACAGCAGCGCCGCCGCGGTCAGCGCCAGATGCAGGGTGTAGACCTCGGTCTGACCTGCCTGAGTCCAGTGGGTCGCCGACAGGCCGAACAGCAGCCCCCCGCCGGCGGCGAGGATCGTCTCGACCCCCAGCTCCCCCAGGACCAGCACGAGAAAGAAGACGGTCAGCGCGCCGAAGAAAGCGCTGAGCAGGTTGACGGCGAAGACGGCGTCGCCGGCCCCCAGGGCGCAGGCCAGCCGGCCCGTCAGTGAATGCAGCGGGTAGCCCGGGGAGTGGGCACAGCCCAGGTGGCGGGCGGCGACGGCCAGCTCGGCGTTGGATTCCAGCAGCACCGTCCCCGGCGCCGCCGTCAGCGCGTAGACGACGAGGACGATCAGAGCGGCCGACAGCGCCGCGAGGCGTAAACCCCCCCGGCCTTCGGACAGCGCTGGTTCTGGGTTGGTCATGGCTCGGTCCCGTCGTCCGGAGCTCGGAAGCCCTCCAGCGGCGCAGCGACCGGAGTCCCCGCGGTAGCGGGGCCGGCACGGTTGCTTAGCGAAGCCTTGTTGAAGACGCCTTACAATGGAACCGTACAATGGAACCGTGTCGGCTCCGCTGTCGCTGCCGGGGTCACGGCGGCGAGTTCGTGAAGCGCTTCCCGGAAGAAGCCGATCCGGAGCGGCCGCCTCCGAACCGCGCCGTTGCAACAACCACCCGAAAAACGACTGGATGAAGATTGGCCGACAGGCGGGGGAAACCCCCGCCTGTTTTTTTACATCCTGGATCGGCCGACAAGCTAGTAGGTCGTGTCGACGACCTGGGTCTGGGCCAAACGGTCGCCGATGCGCAGGCCCTTGGAGTCGGCCAGCACCAGCAGGATCTCGATGAGCAGCGGGGCGACGGTGGCCACGGTCAGGTTGCGCAGGATCAGTTTGCCGCCGGAGCCGGGTTGCTTGGAGACGCGGTCGACGACCCGCAGCCCGGCCAGGCGCTTGCCCAGGGAGCGCTTGCCGAACAGCACGTCGCGCAGCAACAGGTAGAGGAAGATCACGCCGATGGAGATGAAGATGAAAGTCCGGGAGAGGTTGGAGAGGAAACCGGCCCCCTCCAGGATCCCCATGGTGTCGTTGGGGTTGAAGACCTTGAAGAACAGCACGTCCTTGAAGACGGAATCGAGCAGGTAGAAGATGATCCCCAGCACGGCGATGAACAGGAAACAGATGACGAAGTCCCAGACCAGGCCGCCGAGGCGCTTGGCGGCGTTGGCCTTCATCAGCGGCAGCTCGCTGGGATCGACGTAGGTCTCTTCGCGGACGGGGGGCTCGGTTCCCTTCTCGGTGCCGGAGACGAAGTCCCCGATGGTGCCCAGAGCGCCGCCCTCGGCGGGACGATCGCTGAAGGCCCGGCGGACGATGTCGGCGTCGGTGACCACGGGGCGTTCGTCCGTATCCTCGCCGAAGGAGGACCAGTCGCTGTCGAGGACGGGGCCGACGCCCTCCTCGTCGGTCTCGGCGCCAGGTTCGCCGGCGGCGGCGGGCTCGGATTCCGCTGTTTCCGTCGTTTCCGGCGCCGCTGTCGATTCCGTCGCTTCGGAGGTTTCCGCCATCGGCGCCGTTTCGGGCGCGGTGTCCTCAGCGACGGTCTGCGCCGGGGTTTGCTCCTCGGCGGTCTCGTCGACCTCGGCGGCGCCACCCCCGACGGTACCGGCCTGTTCGGCTTTCTCGAAGGCCTGGCGGAACTGGACGATCTTCTCCAGCTCGAACCATTTCTGGTGGCGTTCGATCCAGACGAAATCCTGACGGTTCAGCCGGCCCTCGTTGATGAAGGTGATGATCTGCGTCGCCGGGTAGGGCCCATACTGGTCTCCGGCGATGGAGAGCATCAGGCCCTTGGGCGCGGCCTGTTCCTCGGAGGTGTCGATCCCCCGCTCGGCGAAGATGCGCTTGAACTGGGCGACGTTGCGGGCCATGACCCACTCGTTGCGGGCCTGGATCCAGACCTGATCGTCGGGACCCATCCGGCCGTCCTCGACCCAGCTCTTGATCTCCTCGACGGGCAGGGGGCCGATCTGCTCCCCGTTGACGTAGATGTAGGTCTCGGCCATAAACCACCAATTCAGTTTTGAGGTTCGTCCGAGTAGCTGTGGCGGGGGGCCTGAATCCCCTCGCGCCGCATGTCGACGGTCGGCAGTGCTCGTTCGCCGTCGCGGTGTCGTGGCGCCGGCTGAGGAACGCTGGACCACTGCGCCGGAGCCGCCGTTGGTAGCCTACCGCAGCGTTATTCGGCCGTATCCGGTCCTATTCGGCCGCCGCTACCGACGGTAGCTTCGCTACGAGTATAATATAGCATCGGCGCAGACAGGATACAAGGCCTATCTTGCTGTAGGAACGGGGTTTGGCTGCGCATCCTTCATGCATTTCGTCGGGCGTCGCCTGGTGCATTCCGCCCCGCGTTCCGCCGCAGCGGGTGGATTCAACCGTCGGCTCGCGCGCCGTCGCCCGGCTCGCGGTGGGGCTCGAAGCCGACCATCACCCGGCCGACGCCCTCGATCTCCGCCAGGCGGAGCTGAACCTCCGCGGCGATGTGGTGGGCCCGCTCCAGGGGCAGCCCGGCGTCGAGTTCGACGCTCAGATCGACGGCCACCCCGGTGGCCCGGCGATGCAGGCGCAGATCGCGCAGCTCGCGGACGCCGTCGACGGCCCGACCTGCCGCGGTGATCGCCCGACGCAGCCGGGTGTTGGCGGCGGCGTCGAGACGCTGCGGCTCCCGGCAGGGCTCGACGTGGATCATCAGCTTGCCGACCCGCTGCAGCTTGCGCCGCAGTTGGGCGTCGATGAATTCGGTGATCCGGTGGGCCTGGAAAACATCCATCTCCGGATCGACGGCCACGGTCAACTCGACTGCCAGGCTGGGTCCCATCCGGCGGGCCTCGAGGCTCACGACGCGCTCCACTCCGGCCACTCCGGCGACGATCCCGCCGAGCTTGCGCCGCAGCTCCTCCTCGACCCCGGTGTCGATCAGCTCACGGGCGGCGTCCAGCAGGATCCGCATCCCGACGACGAGGATCATCAGCGCCACCAGCAGGGAGCCCAACGGATCGAGGAAGTCCCACTCGGGCAGCAGGATGGCGCCGCCGACGGCGGCCAGGGCCACCAGGCTGGAGAGGGCGTCGGAGCGATGGTGCCAGGCGTTGGCGATCAGGGCCCGGGAGTTGGTCCGACGGCCGACGGCGCGGGTCCAGCGGAACAGGGCCTCCTTGGCCGCCAGGGAGAAGAGGGCCGCGCCGGCGGCCCACCACGAGGGGTCGACGGCCTCGGGATGCCGGATACCCCGCAGACCGCTCCAGCCCAGGGCGACGGCGGCGCCGATGAGGATCAGTCCCAGGACGAAGGCGGTCAGTGTCTCGATCCGCCCATGGCCCCAGGGATGCTCGTCGTCGGCCGGACGGGCGGCGAAACGCACCCCCAGCAGGACGACGGCGTCGGAGACCACGTCGGAGAGGGAGTGGACCCCGTCGGAGACCAGGGTCAGGGCGCCGCCCAGCAGACCCGCCGCCAGCTTGAGACCGGCCAGCAGCAGGTTGACCAGGGCGCCGATCCAGGTCACCCGACGCTTGGTCCGCAGCTCCGCGGCGCTGTCGGCGCGCAGAGTGGTCATCGAGCTAGAACCAGAAACCACCGAGGAAACTGCCGACCCGCGGGGTGATCAGGTAGTAGATGTTGAACCATAGGATGGCTCCGGAGACGGCCGCGCCGATCAGCCCGGGAACGAAACCCCGGAACCAGTTGCGCGAACCGAAGCTCAAAACGGGCACCAGGCCGCAGATCAGGGCGGCCAGGGCCAGGGGAATGCTCAGCACCAGGACGTAGGGTATCAGGTAGATCATGAAGGCGGCGACGGCCAGGCCCAGGCTGACGAAACCCAGGACCATCTTGCCGAAGTCGATGTTGATGTTGATCTTGCCGTCCTTGGAGCTGAAAAAGCCGCCGAAACCCGTTTTGGCCTCACGCTGGGCCTTGGCGCCCTCCTCGATGCCCTTGCGGATCTCGTCGCCGATATTGGGGATTTCCGGCATCTGTCTACTCCTCCCGAGGTGGCTGGAAGCTGTTCCAGGTTGATTGTAGCACGTTTGTCGGTGGACGGGGTCGGCTGCGACCACCCGTCCGCCGCTTTTTTGCTTCCGCTGGTCAAAACCCGCTCAGTCGTCGGCGTTCACGGCAGGGGCAGGGCGCGCAGCTGGGGCGGGCCGACGCGCAGGTAGCCGCCGGCCAGGGCCAGGGGTTCCCAGAGGGCCCGGTAGAGCCGGGCGGCGACGGGACCGTTGAGCCAGCGAGTCAGTTCCCCGAGGCTCAGCGGCGGCTCGCGGTCCGTCCGGGGACGGATCGTTGTCACGCTGACCGCGGCGGCCAGACCGCCGGGGTCTAATACGGCGCGCAGGCCGCCGGCGCCCGCCGTCATCCCGGCGACGAGGACCTTGCGCGCGCCGTAGAGTTCTCGCCGCGCCGACGACAGTTCGGGGGCCGCGACGGGCAGGCGGGGCTCGTGATAATCCCGGCCCAGGTAGCGCTGGACGATCTCGCCGAAGCGATGGCGGCCGCGCTCGAGGGCCCCCGAGGTGACGAAGGGGAAGGCCTCGCCCGGCACGGCGCCGTCGATCAGGGAGCGCCGCAGCTCGTAGGCCTCGGCGACGGTGGCTGCGGCCCGCACGTCGTAGAATTCGTCCAGGCGCGGGGTCCGTTCCAGCTCGGCCATCGCGGCGGCGGGGTCCGCGGCCAGCAGGGGCCCCCAGCCGGGCAGACCGGTCGGCGCCGGAGCCTCGCCGAGCCGGCCGTCGCGGCGCTGAACACTGACGGTGTAGCCGGGGCGGGGTGGGGTCTTGACCAACACGACGCCGACGGGGTAGACGGCGGCGCCGCTGAAGTGGCCTCCGGCGCTGTAGTCGGCGAGGAGGCGCAGCTCGGACCGCTCCAGCGCCCACTCCCGCCAGCGGGCGGCGTAGCCTGCGGCCAGGTACTTGTTGGGCAGCACCAGCCCCACGCGGCCGCCGTCACGGACCAGCTCCAGAGCCAGCTCGGCGAACAGCACCCCGGCGTCGACGGGGCCGACGGCGCAGGTAAAGCGCTCCTTGAGCCGGCGTTTGCGTTCGGGAGCGGGTCGGCTGCGGCGCTCGATAGCGTTGAGAAACGGTGGGTTGGTCAGCACGGCGTCCCAGGCGTCGGGGCCGTGTCGACTAAGCCGCACTTCGCCCAGCAGGGCGTCGCCGACGACGATACTCTTCCTCCAGGCCTCGAGGGACGTACCGCTGAGTTCGCCCAGGCGCCGCCGCGCCGCTCCGGCCGCTTCCTCCTCCAGCTCCATCCCCTGGAGCAGACGCGGCAGCTCCCGCCGCGTTCCCTCGCCCCAACGCTCGATCAAATCGTGTCCCGCCGCCGCCAGAAAGTCACCCGCCCCGCAGGCCGGATCCAGCACCCGGGGCGGGCCGCCGTCCGCTGCACACAGCCCCTCTAGGGTCGCCGCCGTCAACGGGCGGGCCAACTCCGGCGGGGTGTAGTAGGCGCCGCGATTGTGCCGATCCCCGGTCATCTTCCCCACTTCCGCGCCCCGCCGGGCGGACCGTTGTCAACGCTCCCGGTTTCCCAACCCGGCGCGGTTGCTGAGCACGCCGGAACCGGCACGGTTTTTGCATCTCGGCGCCCGTTGGTGCGGCGGC
This window of the Candidatus Coatesbacteria bacterium genome carries:
- the secG gene encoding preprotein translocase subunit SecG, with the protein product MSGPWPTSTPGDDASTPWPDLDAGRTFCYTASAQTLSSPWRFDPLVTALIVVHVLLCVGLCITVLLQAGKGGGLSGAFGGAGAQTVLGKRGAASFLAKLTRWMAIGFMLLSLGLAFIYSSASPAAQVTDAETTEE
- a CDS encoding DUF2723 domain-containing protein, whose translation is MTNPEPALSEGRGGLRLAALSAALIVLVVYALTAAPGTVLLESNAELAVAARHLGCAHSPGYPLHSLTGRLACALGAGDAVFAVNLLSAFFGALTVFFLVLVLGELGVETILAAGGGLLFGLSATHWTQAGQTEVYTLHLALTAAALLFALRLRNGAGGERPDGRTAVTLGLIVGLLLTSHNAAPTYLPALALIAFPGLKGLRAGGWGLVVAAVLLGWSSYLYLPLRAATGPPVNWAGADHLAGFWRGLTQSAYASRGLAREGAVLAGQLGWIGESWWRDLAPGLLLPGLAGLAVLRKRRGVPVALLLLMVLPALGLLLTHNQPATELRGSDETFLITGALTAVLGLALGLDWLRKRSGSAAGRWAARLLLAAAVVGTAFSSAPRAVLNENELSEAAGADLLANAPHDALLAVAVLPSDGLYFDVLVKRRVRDRRPDIAASSVHLITAPWYQRELYDRSGLRLPPPQWQAGLHQAVAARLPPYQAQAVVARELLSAAAEGNDRPLALAVGGRYWEDYLTADGSRGGFQPYGLLELRPAPGERPPSDHARLPALWRYPGPEPLPEPLPEPLPEPLPEPLPEPLTKYERALADFYTRRRRLNALAGP
- a CDS encoding DUF4339 domain-containing protein, which translates into the protein MAETYIYVNGEQIGPLPVEEIKSWVEDGRMGPDDQVWIQARNEWVMARNVAQFKRIFAERGIDTSEEQAAPKGLMLSIAGDQYGPYPATQIITFINEGRLNRQDFVWIERHQKWFELEKIVQFRQAFEKAEQAGTVGGGAAEVDETAEEQTPAQTVAEDTAPETAPMAETSEATESTAAPETTETAESEPAAAGEPGAETDEEGVGPVLDSDWSSFGEDTDERPVVTDADIVRRAFSDRPAEGGALGTIGDFVSGTEKGTEPPVREETYVDPSELPLMKANAAKRLGGLVWDFVICFLFIAVLGIIFYLLDSVFKDVLFFKVFNPNDTMGILEGAGFLSNLSRTFIFISIGVIFLYLLLRDVLFGKRSLGKRLAGLRVVDRVSKQPGSGGKLILRNLTVATVAPLLIEILLVLADSKGLRIGDRLAQTQVVDTTY
- a CDS encoding cation diffusion facilitator family transporter; its protein translation is MTTLRADSAAELRTKRRVTWIGALVNLLLAGLKLAAGLLGGALTLVSDGVHSLSDVVSDAVVLLGVRFAARPADDEHPWGHGRIETLTAFVLGLILIGAAVALGWSGLRGIRHPEAVDPSWWAAGAALFSLAAKEALFRWTRAVGRRTNSRALIANAWHHRSDALSSLVALAAVGGAILLPEWDFLDPLGSLLVALMILVVGMRILLDAARELIDTGVEEELRRKLGGIVAGVAGVERVVSLEARRMGPSLAVELTVAVDPEMDVFQAHRITEFIDAQLRRKLQRVGKLMIHVEPCREPQRLDAAANTRLRRAITAAGRAVDGVRELRDLRLHRRATGVAVDLSVELDAGLPLERAHHIAAEVQLRLAEIEGVGRVMVGFEPHREPGDGARADG
- a CDS encoding N-6 DNA methylase, translated to MTGDRHNRGAYYTPPELARPLTAATLEGLCAADGGPPRVLDPACGAGDFLAAAGHDLIERWGEGTRRELPRLLQGMELEEEAAGAARRRLGELSGTSLEAWRKSIVVGDALLGEVRLSRHGPDAWDAVLTNPPFLNAIERRSRPAPERKRRLKERFTCAVGPVDAGVLFAELALELVRDGGRVGLVLPNKYLAAGYAARWREWALERSELRLLADYSAGGHFSGAAVYPVGVVLVKTPPRPGYTVSVQRRDGRLGEAPAPTGLPGWGPLLAADPAAAMAELERTPRLDEFYDVRAAATVAEAYELRRSLIDGAVPGEAFPFVTSGALERGRHRFGEIVQRYLGRDYHEPRLPVAAPELSSARRELYGARKVLVAGMTAGAGGLRAVLDPGGLAAAVSVTTIRPRTDREPPLSLGELTRWLNGPVAARLYRALWEPLALAGGYLRVGPPQLRALPLP